The sequence below is a genomic window from Chryseobacterium foetidum.
AGATTTTCCAAAGTCAGGATTTTTTCTGAGATTTTATCTTTTAGAATGTTTAGTATTTCTTCTTTTTTCACCTTGAAAGCAATCGTTAAATTTATAAATGAAATATGATTTAAAAAAGGATGATGATCAAAGTTTTTAAAATATTAAATTTCGGCTGAAGCCAACTCTGACATCATAAAACAAAAGCGGGCTGAAGCCCGCTCCTATTGATATTTTAATTATTTATCTGATCTTACTTTTCAAAAACCGCAAAGTCCGAAACTTTAAAATTAAAATCTTTTCCATCACTGAAATCTCTTTTTGTCTTATCAAAAACATTTTTGAAAGTACCACTTAGATTTTCATCCTGAATAGAGAAATTCACCGGCTCTTTTGAGAAATTTAAAACTACTAAAACCTCATCTTTATCATTCTTTCTAATATATGCCAAGATTTTATCACCCGCGGTTGTGTTGAGAAGATAGGTGGAAACTGCAGAATCTCCTCCTCGCAGCGCTGGGTTTGATGATTTTAAATTTAATAATGTTTTATAGAAATCAGCCATTTCATATTTTCCATTCCACTCGATGACATCTTTTTCAAAAAACTCCAGTCTCTTCATGTTGGGAAGTTCCTGACCGGAATATAAAAGCGGAATACCGTTCCATGTTGCAGAAAAAACGGCCATTGGTTTGGTGATGTCGCCGTACTTTTCGAATTCGGTACCATTCCATGAATTTTCGTCATGATTCGTTGTAAACCACGCTCTCATCGATGCATCGCCGATTGCAGAATACTGTCTGAGCAAATCCGTCAGTTCACTGATAGGCTCATTTTTTTTATAGTAATCTTCAGATTTGTGCATCCACTTCCACGAGTAACTTGCGTCGAAAACTTTTCCGTAATCCGGATTTTCCAGTTCGTCGTACTCGCCGATGAAGAAAAGTGGTTTTATTTTTTCCACTTCCGGTCTTGCCTCTTCCCAGAAATCTACTTCTACCCAAGAAGCAAGATCACATCTGAAACCATCGATGCCTGTTTCTTTTACCCAGAATTTCATTGCATTGATCATTTCCTTTCTCATCTCCTTGTTTTTATAATCAAGCTCGATGATATCATCCATTCCTGAGGCAATGTGAAATTTGCCATCCGGATCTTTTAAATAAAATTCGGGATGGTTTTTTGTCCAGACGTGATCCCAGCCGGTGTGATTGGCT
It includes:
- a CDS encoding alpha-amylase family glycosyl hydrolase codes for the protein MNLPQDWKHTTNIYEVNLRQYTKEGTFRAFEKEMPRLKNMGVKTLWFMPITPIAQQNKKGSLGSQYAAADYTSINPEFGNMDDFKHMVNEAHRLGFKVIIDWVANHTGWDHVWTKNHPEFYLKDPDGKFHIASGMDDIIELDYKNKEMRKEMINAMKFWVKETGIDGFRCDLASWVEVDFWEEARPEVEKIKPLFFIGEYDELENPDYGKVFDASYSWKWMHKSEDYYKKNEPISELTDLLRQYSAIGDASMRAWFTTNHDENSWNGTEFEKYGDITKPMAVFSATWNGIPLLYSGQELPNMKRLEFFEKDVIEWNGKYEMADFYKTLLNLKSSNPALRGGDSAVSTYLLNTTAGDKILAYIRKNDKDEVLVVLNFSKEPVNFSIQDENLSGTFKNVFDKTKRDFSDGKDFNFKVSDFAVFEK